In Ilumatobacter fluminis, the following proteins share a genomic window:
- a CDS encoding AMP-binding protein translates to MPTASTYPGVRPTVDPFDVRDPARVARPAIAHRNGTITYGDLVGLIDRRVAAFDDAGLPDRSIVVLTGDNGVEWVVSYLALLARRDVPLLAADHIDRLVERWTPAAVLQVGADDWHLAVDRSAPSSELHPDLGLLMSTSGSTGNPKLVRLSVDNLVANARSIAEFQGLTSNDVGITSLPLRYSFGLSILHSHLAVAGSVVTTSTSVVDPCFRALMLDHGVTNLAGVPHTYDLLDQAGPEQVRVPTLRFLAQAGGKMAADKVAAWAQRADRWHAQWFSMYGATEATARMTYVPPADVRANPDTIGIAIPGGALEIRPTDAVDTMNDVMDDTGAETGEIVYTGPNVMLGYATEHADLAAGRTIDELRTGDLGRRDPDTGFVRVVGRLARRVKPYGLRIDLDDVERHLADAGVASDVAGDDDLLAVAAPHTDPTRTVELVVRATGLPSNRVVAFDRVAPRTSNGKLDYPALLADAHAAVAVTPLDDGPGDRQGAVQATFAAVLGVDSITDDDTFVGLGGDSLSYIECSIRLERALGSLPSDWHLRPVSELAADRAPKRLARVDTTVVLRAVGILAVVSTHMRLWHVPGGSHLLLGVVGYNLARFTMPIADTRARLRSGMRTVLRVAVPTLLWTLAFMALGQYTWHTLTLVNNYIGPRSHAGNHWHFWFIEVFVHVVVLTLLFTSIPFVRRLDLRFPYAFPLTMLGLVLTLRMDWADLGDWYNLRFRTHAVAWFFVLGWLIQRSTRRHLQVLTSVIALVTAYGVFNNPRREYFIATGLVLLVWVKEIPMPRRAVAPIATIAAASMWILISHFMIWPPMKDWFIVEVAYPLTVLASIGVWWTFTHGPRLVRERVVPAVRSRPVAASNRPATSLV, encoded by the coding sequence GTGCCGACGGCTTCGACGTATCCAGGCGTCCGCCCGACGGTCGATCCGTTCGACGTCCGAGACCCTGCTCGCGTCGCGCGCCCGGCCATCGCCCACCGCAACGGCACGATCACGTACGGCGACCTGGTCGGCCTGATCGATCGCCGAGTCGCCGCGTTCGACGACGCCGGGCTGCCCGACCGGTCGATCGTGGTGTTGACCGGTGACAACGGCGTCGAGTGGGTCGTGTCGTACCTGGCGCTCCTGGCCCGCCGCGACGTGCCACTCCTCGCCGCCGATCACATCGACCGCCTGGTCGAACGGTGGACGCCCGCTGCGGTGCTGCAGGTCGGCGCCGACGATTGGCACCTCGCCGTCGACCGGTCGGCGCCGTCGTCCGAGCTCCACCCCGACCTCGGCCTGCTGATGAGCACCAGTGGGTCGACCGGCAACCCCAAGCTCGTGCGCCTGTCGGTCGACAACCTCGTCGCCAACGCCCGGTCGATCGCCGAGTTCCAGGGGCTCACCTCGAACGACGTCGGCATCACGAGCCTGCCGCTCCGCTACAGCTTCGGCCTGTCGATCCTGCACTCGCACCTCGCCGTGGCCGGCAGTGTGGTCACCACGTCGACGTCGGTCGTCGATCCGTGCTTCCGGGCCCTCATGCTCGACCACGGCGTCACCAACCTGGCCGGGGTGCCGCACACCTACGATCTGCTCGACCAAGCCGGACCCGAACAGGTGCGTGTCCCGACGCTGCGGTTCCTGGCGCAGGCCGGCGGCAAGATGGCCGCCGACAAGGTCGCGGCGTGGGCCCAGCGCGCCGATCGGTGGCACGCCCAGTGGTTCTCGATGTACGGCGCGACCGAGGCCACGGCTCGCATGACGTACGTCCCGCCGGCCGACGTGCGGGCGAACCCCGACACGATCGGCATCGCCATCCCCGGCGGGGCCCTCGAGATCCGACCGACCGACGCCGTCGACACGATGAACGACGTGATGGACGACACCGGGGCCGAGACGGGCGAGATCGTCTACACCGGGCCGAACGTGATGCTCGGGTATGCGACCGAGCACGCCGATCTCGCCGCAGGTCGCACGATCGACGAGCTCCGGACCGGCGACCTCGGTCGTCGCGACCCCGACACCGGCTTCGTCCGGGTCGTCGGGCGGCTCGCACGTCGCGTCAAGCCGTACGGGCTGCGCATCGACCTCGACGACGTCGAACGCCACCTGGCCGATGCCGGTGTCGCTTCCGACGTCGCCGGCGACGACGACCTGCTCGCCGTCGCGGCGCCCCACACCGACCCGACCCGCACCGTCGAGCTCGTCGTCCGAGCCACCGGCCTGCCGTCCAATCGGGTCGTCGCGTTCGACCGGGTCGCACCGAGGACGAGCAACGGCAAGCTCGACTACCCGGCGCTGCTGGCCGACGCCCACGCTGCGGTGGCCGTCACCCCGCTCGACGACGGGCCGGGCGATCGGCAGGGTGCGGTGCAGGCGACGTTCGCCGCTGTGCTCGGCGTCGACTCGATCACCGACGACGACACCTTCGTCGGCCTCGGTGGCGATTCGCTCAGCTACATCGAGTGTTCGATCCGTCTCGAGCGTGCGCTCGGGTCACTGCCCTCCGATTGGCACCTGCGACCCGTCTCCGAACTGGCCGCCGACCGGGCCCCGAAGCGCCTCGCCCGTGTCGACACCACCGTCGTCCTGCGCGCCGTCGGCATTCTCGCCGTCGTCTCGACCCACATGCGGCTGTGGCACGTCCCCGGTGGGTCGCACCTGTTGCTCGGCGTCGTCGGCTACAACCTGGCCCGCTTCACCATGCCGATCGCCGACACCCGGGCGCGGCTGCGGTCCGGCATGCGCACCGTGCTCCGCGTCGCCGTGCCGACACTGCTGTGGACGCTGGCGTTCATGGCCTTGGGTCAGTACACCTGGCACACCCTGACACTCGTCAACAACTACATCGGCCCGCGGTCGCACGCCGGCAACCACTGGCACTTCTGGTTCATCGAGGTCTTCGTGCACGTCGTCGTCCTGACGCTGCTGTTCACGTCGATCCCGTTCGTCCGGCGTCTCGACCTCCGGTTCCCGTACGCGTTCCCGCTGACGATGCTCGGACTCGTGCTCACCCTCCGGATGGATTGGGCCGACCTGGGCGACTGGTACAACCTGCGCTTCCGCACCCACGCGGTCGCCTGGTTCTTCGTCCTCGGCTGGCTGATCCAGCGGTCGACGCGACGCCACCTGCAGGTGCTCACGAGCGTCATCGCGCTGGTCACCGCGTACGGCGTGTTCAACAACCCCCGGCGCGAGTACTTCATCGCCACCGGTCTCGTGCTGCTCGTGTGGGTGAAGGAGATCCCGATGCCCCGGCGTGCGGTTGCCCCGATCGCCACCATCGCTGCGGCGAGCATGTGGATCCTCATCAGTCACTTCATGATCTGGCCACCGATGAAGGACTGGTTCATCGTCGAGGTGGCCTACCCCCTCACCGTCCTCGCATCGATCGGCGTCTGGTGGACGTTCACGCACGGCCCTCGGCTGGTGCGCGAGCGCGTCGTTCCGGCCGTACGATCCCGACCCGTCGCCGCCTCGAACCGGCCGGCGACCTCACTCGTCTAG
- the polA gene encoding DNA polymerase I produces the protein MGTYLLVDGNSLTYRAFFALPPDMATASGQVTNAVFGFTSMLINVLKDHQPDGILVAFDRPEPTFRHEAEPEYKAQREAAPDILRQQMGLVREVLDSLGIQQVDAAGWEADDLIASAVDRLVDRGDDVIIVTGDRDSYQLVADPHVKVLYNKRGVSDYALYDEAGIEERTGVSPALYPQYAALRGDNSDNLPGVPGVGEKTAAKLINKYGGLDGIFEHVDEQTPKLRENLGAHEERARKNLELMLLRHDAPLDSVDFDDLAITPHPEEQQRLFDFLEFRTLGDRLADALGPDAGIAGSSPRDELVAEVTELDDPAAIASALGSLDVVDLAAVWSGEPGRSDVVGVAFVTDASSSEVAWFAGALLRDDAVADALSSHEHLRGHNVKALMRSLLEADVDLRGLQLDIAIAAYLIDPSEARYELADLLEKFTSYAPPSDDASASGQLDLDGAAVSDAQRAGRDALAVHHIAGPIEASLDTHGMAGLYHEIENPLVRVLARMEHVGVGVDADTLRSINERLTSEVESLGAELRQVAGRDDLNLNSPTQLRALLYDERELSPQGVKKTKSGYSTDAQTLEKLRDQWPEFIEPLLRHREVEKLRGTYGEGLLHEVGPDGRIHATFNQTVARTGRLSSDKPNLHNIPVRSDAGRVFRTAFVPSEGRELLVADYNQIELRCIAHLAADPGLIEAFTSGSDIHNATASRVFEVEPDAVTLDQRSKAKMVSYGLAYGMEAYGLGQRLNIPTDEAAKILDAYFEAFPNVKAYMDATVQEARKNGYTETLFGRRRPIPELLNSNWRIRQAGERQAMNAGIQGLAADIFKVALVRIDAALDDVGLESELVLQVHDEVIVEVPAAERERVGGLVVDLMRGAADLDVPLEVNVAWGSTWADAKG, from the coding sequence GTGGGTACCTACCTCCTCGTCGACGGCAACTCGCTGACCTACCGGGCGTTCTTCGCACTCCCGCCCGACATGGCCACGGCCAGCGGGCAGGTGACCAACGCCGTCTTCGGCTTCACGTCGATGCTCATCAACGTGCTGAAGGACCATCAACCCGACGGCATCCTCGTCGCGTTCGACCGTCCGGAGCCGACGTTCCGGCACGAGGCCGAGCCCGAGTACAAGGCGCAGCGCGAGGCGGCGCCCGACATTCTTCGCCAGCAGATGGGTCTCGTGCGTGAGGTCCTCGACTCGCTCGGCATCCAGCAGGTCGACGCGGCCGGCTGGGAGGCGGACGACCTGATCGCCAGCGCCGTCGACCGGCTGGTCGACCGCGGCGACGACGTCATCATCGTCACCGGCGACCGCGACAGCTACCAGCTGGTGGCCGATCCGCATGTCAAGGTGCTGTACAACAAGCGCGGCGTCAGCGACTACGCCCTCTACGACGAGGCGGGGATCGAGGAGCGCACCGGGGTGTCGCCTGCCCTGTATCCGCAGTACGCGGCGCTCCGTGGTGACAACTCCGACAACTTGCCGGGCGTGCCCGGGGTGGGCGAGAAGACCGCGGCGAAGCTGATCAACAAGTACGGCGGCCTCGACGGCATCTTCGAACACGTCGACGAGCAGACGCCGAAGTTGCGCGAGAATCTGGGTGCGCACGAGGAGCGGGCGCGCAAGAACCTCGAACTGATGCTGCTGCGCCACGATGCCCCGCTCGACAGTGTCGACTTCGACGATCTGGCGATCACCCCGCATCCCGAGGAACAGCAGCGCCTGTTCGACTTCCTGGAGTTCCGGACACTGGGCGATCGGCTCGCCGATGCGCTCGGGCCGGACGCCGGCATCGCCGGAAGCTCGCCTCGCGACGAGCTCGTTGCCGAGGTCACCGAGCTCGACGACCCGGCCGCGATCGCGTCGGCTCTCGGATCGCTCGACGTCGTCGACCTCGCCGCCGTCTGGTCGGGTGAACCGGGCCGATCCGACGTCGTCGGAGTGGCGTTCGTGACCGATGCGTCGTCGTCGGAGGTTGCGTGGTTCGCCGGCGCACTGCTGCGCGACGACGCCGTCGCCGACGCACTGTCGTCGCACGAGCACCTTCGCGGTCACAACGTCAAGGCGCTGATGCGGAGTCTCCTCGAGGCCGACGTCGACCTCCGGGGCCTGCAGCTCGACATTGCGATCGCCGCGTACCTGATCGACCCGTCCGAGGCCCGCTACGAGCTGGCCGACCTGCTCGAGAAGTTCACCTCGTACGCGCCGCCGAGCGACGACGCATCGGCGTCGGGCCAGCTCGATCTCGACGGTGCGGCCGTCAGCGACGCCCAGCGCGCAGGCCGCGACGCCCTCGCCGTCCACCACATCGCCGGGCCGATCGAGGCGAGTCTCGACACCCACGGCATGGCCGGTCTCTACCACGAGATCGAGAATCCGCTGGTGCGCGTGTTGGCCCGGATGGAGCACGTCGGTGTCGGTGTCGACGCCGACACCCTGCGGTCGATCAACGAACGACTGACATCCGAGGTCGAATCGCTGGGTGCCGAGCTCCGCCAGGTCGCCGGTCGCGACGACCTGAACCTGAACTCGCCGACCCAGTTGCGTGCCCTCCTGTACGACGAGCGCGAACTCAGCCCGCAGGGTGTCAAGAAGACCAAATCCGGCTACTCGACCGACGCCCAGACGCTGGAGAAGCTGCGCGACCAGTGGCCCGAGTTCATCGAGCCGCTGCTCCGTCACCGTGAGGTCGAGAAGCTGCGCGGCACGTACGGGGAAGGACTCCTGCACGAGGTCGGGCCGGATGGTCGCATCCACGCGACGTTCAACCAGACCGTCGCACGCACGGGTCGCTTGAGTTCCGACAAGCCGAACCTGCACAACATCCCGGTCCGTTCCGATGCCGGCCGTGTGTTCCGCACGGCGTTCGTGCCGTCGGAGGGTCGCGAACTGCTGGTCGCCGACTACAACCAGATCGAGTTGCGCTGCATCGCCCACCTCGCCGCCGACCCCGGATTGATCGAGGCGTTCACCAGCGGCAGCGACATCCACAACGCGACGGCGTCGCGGGTGTTCGAGGTCGAGCCGGACGCCGTGACGCTCGATCAGCGTTCGAAGGCGAAGATGGTGTCGTACGGATTGGCGTACGGCATGGAGGCATACGGGCTCGGCCAGCGCCTCAACATCCCGACCGACGAGGCCGCCAAGATCCTCGACGCCTACTTCGAGGCCTTCCCGAACGTCAAGGCCTACATGGACGCCACCGTTCAGGAGGCCCGCAAGAACGGGTACACCGAGACCCTGTTCGGTCGTCGTCGGCCGATCCCCGAGCTGCTCAACTCGAACTGGCGGATCCGTCAGGCGGGGGAGCGGCAGGCGATGAACGCCGGCATCCAGGGGCTGGCCGCCGACATCTTCAAGGTCGCGCTCGTGCGCATCGACGCCGCGCTCGACGATGTCGGGCTCGAGAGCGAGCTGGTACTCCAGGTGCACGACGAGGTCATCGTCGAGGTGCCGGCGGCCGAGCGCGAGCGCGTCGGCGGTCTGGTCGTCGACCTGATGCGAGGGGCCGCCGACCTCGACGTCCCGCTCGAGGTCAACGTCGCCTGGGGCTCCACGTGGGCCGACGCCAAGGGGTAG
- a CDS encoding ANTAR domain-containing response regulator: MSLRVVIAEDEAIIRMDLRETLEEEGYDVVGETGRGDEAVRLVRELEPDLAVLDVKMPGMDGLEAAGIITSEKLCGVLILTAFSQREIVEQARDAGALAYLVKPFQKSDLVPAIEVAIGRFRELRNLTGEVDALGEQLETRKTIDRAKGLLIDECGMKEGDAFSFIQRTAMSERTKMRDVAERILDGTLRP, from the coding sequence TTGTCACTCCGAGTCGTCATCGCCGAAGACGAGGCCATCATCCGGATGGACCTACGCGAGACCCTCGAAGAAGAGGGGTACGACGTCGTGGGCGAAACGGGTCGCGGCGACGAAGCCGTGCGGCTCGTTCGCGAGCTCGAACCCGATCTGGCCGTGCTCGACGTGAAGATGCCCGGGATGGACGGGCTCGAGGCAGCCGGCATCATCACGAGCGAGAAGCTCTGCGGTGTCCTGATCCTCACCGCGTTCAGCCAGCGTGAGATCGTCGAGCAGGCGCGCGACGCCGGTGCGCTTGCGTACCTCGTCAAGCCGTTCCAGAAGAGCGATCTCGTCCCGGCGATCGAGGTGGCGATCGGCCGGTTCCGCGAACTGCGCAACCTGACCGGCGAGGTCGACGCGCTCGGCGAACAGCTCGAGACCCGCAAGACGATCGACCGTGCCAAGGGGCTGCTCATCGACGAGTGCGGCATGAAAGAAGGCGACGCCTTCAGCTTCATCCAGCGCACCGCCATGAGCGAGCGCACCAAGATGCGCGACGTCGCCGAGCGGATCCTCGACGGCACCTTGCGACCCTGA
- a CDS encoding RDD family protein, with protein sequence MSSTPPPPPPPPSSMPPPPPGGPSGADGVPGGVPGGPYVPGNRTLPSPWKRIGARFLDGLIVGLVFGSIFSAIVLSGDDDGGLGGFGTDASFGKLYLISIMGAAVGFVWDAVCTKQFGGSPMKLAFGMRVVQAGNGEPVEWSHAIIRWAVPGALALLPLANFGGLINLVIVIVSLVFLFTKPLRQAVWDLAAKTIVVDK encoded by the coding sequence ATGAGTTCGACCCCGCCACCGCCGCCACCGCCGCCGTCCTCGATGCCGCCGCCCCCGCCGGGTGGCCCGAGTGGCGCCGACGGCGTGCCCGGTGGCGTTCCCGGCGGTCCGTACGTGCCCGGCAACCGCACCCTCCCGTCGCCGTGGAAGCGGATCGGCGCCCGTTTCCTCGACGGCCTCATCGTCGGCCTCGTCTTCGGGTCGATCTTCTCGGCGATCGTGTTGAGCGGTGACGACGACGGCGGTCTCGGTGGCTTCGGCACTGATGCGAGCTTCGGCAAGCTCTACCTGATCAGCATCATGGGTGCCGCCGTGGGCTTCGTCTGGGATGCGGTCTGCACGAAGCAGTTCGGCGGTTCGCCGATGAAGCTCGCGTTCGGCATGCGCGTGGTGCAGGCCGGCAACGGCGAGCCGGTCGAGTGGTCACACGCCATCATTCGTTGGGCGGTGCCGGGCGCGCTCGCGCTGCTGCCGCTCGCCAACTTCGGTGGCCTGATCAACCTGGTGATCGTGATCGTCAGCCTCGTGTTCCTCTTCACGAAGCCGCTTCGTCAGGCCGTCTGGGATCTCGCCGCCAAGACGATCGTCGTCGACAAGTAG
- the fabD gene encoding ACP S-malonyltransferase: MLAFTFPGQGSQRPGMGRPWVDHESWELVDEASDVAGRDVGALLLDADADELRDTRNAQLTTFVSSLMVLDAVERLGIEASFCAGHSLGEYTALAATGALGFDEGVVLVAERAAAMHDAGSERVGTMAAVLGLDDDQVEVACNLADADVWVANFNAPGQVVIAGSPDGVEAAGKHAKDLGAKRVMPLQVSGAFHTAFMAPARDRLRDALAAADIRDAEIPVVSNVDAKPHDRGNEWSALLSAQLASPVRWKHSLQTLSSLGVTDFAELGPGGVLTGMAKRSVDGARTISVATPDDLDKLVEWMGGTADAGAASLEGEHLFAVERLVVSPAAGIFTPAAVASGDLIDVGTVIGQVGEHEVRSPFRGVLQSFIAVDTERVTSRQPIAWLRTD; this comes from the coding sequence ATGCTCGCCTTCACCTTCCCCGGACAGGGGTCGCAGCGACCCGGCATGGGCCGACCCTGGGTCGACCACGAGAGCTGGGAACTCGTCGACGAGGCGAGCGATGTCGCCGGCCGCGACGTCGGTGCACTGCTGCTCGACGCCGACGCCGACGAGCTCCGCGACACCCGCAACGCACAGCTCACGACGTTCGTGTCGAGCTTGATGGTCCTCGACGCCGTCGAACGCCTCGGCATCGAGGCCAGCTTCTGCGCCGGACACTCGCTCGGTGAGTACACCGCGTTGGCCGCCACCGGTGCGCTCGGCTTCGACGAAGGCGTCGTCCTCGTCGCCGAACGCGCTGCGGCGATGCACGACGCCGGCAGCGAGCGGGTCGGGACGATGGCGGCGGTGCTCGGCCTCGACGACGACCAGGTCGAGGTGGCGTGCAATCTCGCCGACGCCGACGTCTGGGTCGCCAACTTCAACGCACCCGGCCAGGTGGTCATCGCCGGCTCACCCGACGGTGTCGAGGCAGCCGGCAAGCACGCCAAGGACCTCGGTGCGAAGCGGGTGATGCCGCTCCAGGTGTCCGGTGCGTTCCACACCGCGTTCATGGCACCGGCACGAGACCGGCTCCGCGACGCGTTGGCAGCGGCCGACATCCGCGATGCCGAGATCCCGGTCGTCTCCAACGTCGATGCGAAGCCGCACGACCGAGGCAACGAGTGGTCGGCGCTGCTGTCTGCACAGCTCGCGAGCCCGGTTCGCTGGAAGCATTCGCTCCAGACGCTCTCGTCGCTCGGCGTCACCGACTTCGCCGAACTCGGCCCGGGCGGTGTGCTGACCGGCATGGCGAAGCGAAGCGTCGACGGCGCCCGCACCATCTCGGTCGCGACACCGGACGACCTCGACAAGCTCGTCGAGTGGATGGGTGGCACCGCCGACGCCGGCGCCGCCTCACTCGAGGGCGAGCATCTCTTCGCCGTCGAGCGTCTCGTGGTCTCGCCTGCGGCCGGCATCTTCACACCGGCAGCCGTCGCGTCCGGCGATCTGATCGACGTCGGCACCGTGATCGGCCAGGTCGGCGAGCACGAGGTCCGGTCACCGTTCCGCGGTGTGCTCCAGAGCTTCATCGCCGTCGACACCGAACGCGTCACCTCGCGCCAGCCGATCGCCTGGCTGCGCACCGACTGA
- a CDS encoding beta-ketoacyl-ACP synthase III, with the protein MPAIRPGATGAVISGWGTALPEKIVTNDELAATMDTSDEWIRARTGIEERRVGGSTAGLSADAGRQALEMAGLTPDRIDALVLATTTPDKQWGTAALVQNELGLSCGAIEVNAACTGFMYALVQAHGMIAMGADRVLVIGTDTLSRITDWDDRGTAPLFADGAGAVVLESVEGAGQLLGWDLDADGSLLSILHADVGGTIKMEGKEVFRRAVRLMVDSAEKAMTHAGVTADDIDLVVPHQANIRIIQAACERLGVPVEKAATVIHRTGNTSSASIPLALADALDHGRVQHGDLVLLVGFGGGMTAGSCVLRWGGDAE; encoded by the coding sequence ATGCCTGCCATCCGACCCGGCGCCACCGGCGCCGTCATCTCCGGCTGGGGAACCGCACTTCCCGAGAAGATCGTCACGAACGACGAACTCGCCGCGACCATGGACACCAGCGACGAGTGGATCCGCGCTCGCACCGGCATCGAGGAGCGACGGGTGGGCGGTTCGACCGCCGGGCTGTCGGCCGACGCCGGCCGCCAGGCGCTCGAGATGGCCGGGCTCACGCCCGACCGGATCGACGCACTCGTGCTCGCCACCACCACGCCCGACAAGCAGTGGGGCACCGCGGCACTCGTCCAGAACGAACTCGGCCTGTCGTGCGGCGCCATCGAGGTCAATGCCGCCTGCACCGGCTTCATGTACGCGCTGGTCCAGGCACACGGCATGATCGCCATGGGTGCCGATCGCGTGCTCGTGATCGGCACCGACACGCTCTCACGCATCACCGACTGGGACGATCGTGGCACCGCTCCCCTGTTCGCCGACGGCGCCGGCGCCGTCGTGCTCGAGTCGGTCGAGGGCGCCGGTCAGCTGCTCGGCTGGGATCTCGACGCCGACGGCTCGTTGCTGTCGATCCTCCACGCCGACGTCGGCGGCACCATCAAGATGGAAGGCAAGGAGGTCTTCCGACGGGCGGTCCGGCTCATGGTCGACTCGGCCGAGAAGGCGATGACGCACGCCGGGGTGACCGCCGACGACATCGACCTCGTCGTGCCGCACCAGGCCAACATCCGCATCATCCAGGCCGCCTGCGAGCGCCTCGGCGTGCCGGTCGAGAAGGCGGCGACGGTCATCCATCGCACCGGCAACACCTCGTCGGCGTCGATCCCGCTCGCGCTCGCCGACGCTCTCGACCACGGACGCGTCCAGCACGGCGACCTGGTCCTGCTCGTCGGATTCGGCGGCGGCATGACGGCCGGCAGCTGCGTGCTGCGTTGGGGCGGTGACGCCGAATGA
- the fabG gene encoding 3-oxoacyl-ACP reductase FabG, which produces MSATPADAPSTNEPRIVLITGGSRGIGLACAERFKALGDHVAVTYNSSPPPEGFFGVKCDVTDTEEVDAAFSAVEAEFGGPVEILVSNAGVTRDTLLLRMSEDDFATVLDANLTASYRVTKRAARGMLKARKGRIVLMSSVVGLLGAPGQANYAASKAGLVGLARSLARELGSRGITVNVVAPGPVATDMTAALGEDRLADIVAAVPLERAATPDEIAGAVAFLASSDAAYITGAVIPVDGGLGMGH; this is translated from the coding sequence ATGAGCGCCACGCCCGCCGACGCGCCGTCCACGAACGAACCACGCATCGTCCTCATCACCGGCGGTTCACGCGGCATCGGGCTCGCCTGCGCCGAACGGTTCAAGGCGCTCGGCGACCACGTCGCCGTCACCTACAACTCGTCGCCGCCGCCCGAGGGGTTCTTCGGCGTCAAGTGCGACGTCACCGACACCGAAGAGGTCGACGCAGCGTTCTCGGCGGTCGAGGCCGAGTTCGGCGGCCCGGTCGAGATCCTCGTCTCGAACGCGGGTGTCACCCGCGACACCCTCCTGCTCCGCATGAGCGAGGACGACTTCGCCACAGTGCTCGACGCCAACCTCACGGCGTCGTACCGCGTCACGAAGCGGGCGGCTCGCGGCATGTTGAAGGCCCGCAAGGGTCGGATCGTGTTGATGTCGTCCGTCGTCGGCCTGCTCGGCGCTCCCGGCCAGGCCAACTACGCGGCGTCCAAGGCGGGTCTCGTCGGTCTGGCCCGCTCGCTGGCGCGCGAGCTCGGTTCGCGCGGCATCACCGTCAACGTCGTCGCGCCCGGTCCGGTCGCCACCGACATGACCGCCGCCCTCGGCGAGGACCGCCTCGCCGACATCGTCGCCGCCGTGCCGCTCGAACGGGCGGCGACGCCCGACGAGATCGCCGGCGCGGTTGCGTTCCTGGCATCATCCGATGCCGCCTACATCACCGGAGCCGTCATCCCCGTCGACGGCGGCCTCGGCATGGGTCACTGA
- the acpP gene encoding acyl carrier protein: protein MDQELFARFQKCAVEVLSVSEEQVTPDAKFGDDLDADSLDLVELVMALEEEFGVEVPEDELEGIETVGQAYELVAAKL, encoded by the coding sequence TTGGATCAAGAACTGTTCGCCCGCTTCCAGAAGTGCGCCGTCGAGGTGCTCTCGGTCTCCGAAGAGCAGGTGACCCCCGACGCCAAGTTCGGTGACGATCTCGACGCCGACAGCCTCGACCTGGTCGAGCTCGTCATGGCGCTCGAAGAAGAGTTCGGTGTCGAGGTGCCCGAGGACGAACTCGAAGGCATCGAGACCGTCGGCCAGGCCTACGAGCTGGTCGCCGCGAAGCTCTGA